The following are encoded together in the Streptomyces sp. NBC_01465 genome:
- a CDS encoding condensation domain-containing protein produces the protein MDRWPLSLTQESYSTRLRGLDERPVNVTLALGLDDPPSELIEQHLRAICSREPLLRASLDLAEPATLTIHDRPRVPLSVTDGLDPAVVGEQVQHDTQHVFAAGEPLWRAHLLRTADRTTTLSLNFHHLVFDGVSRGLFLRSLASAAHANSANSAAPYAEFAHWQRERFTADGEDMRFWRDYLKGWAHNQHVPLGFAKNLDQPLDNSCRHHAVRLAGVATWQVLRWGRRHGVSLFMQVLAALSVALGEATEAPENLVRATFHGRPSGFERTIGCFGQDVTLRLPTHQVALADALASTRHAWDELGDHKFTPYRCVRQAAGGSALPFRPVIVTLNSFSTPTAASAFGEEAAVLDVPEFLPEEGLHLQLSQTPQALTLECSYHPVRFASQDIEQFLQRIMSILQEPHR, from the coding sequence ATGGACCGGTGGCCGCTGAGCCTGACGCAGGAGAGCTACTCCACACGGTTGCGCGGACTCGACGAGCGCCCGGTGAACGTCACCCTCGCTCTCGGCCTGGACGACCCGCCCTCCGAGCTGATCGAGCAACACCTGAGGGCGATCTGTTCGCGCGAGCCGTTGCTGCGCGCGTCCCTGGACCTGGCAGAGCCGGCGACGCTGACGATTCACGATCGTCCGCGCGTACCGCTCTCGGTGACCGACGGCCTGGATCCCGCCGTCGTCGGGGAACAGGTGCAGCACGACACCCAGCACGTCTTCGCGGCGGGCGAACCTTTGTGGAGAGCCCATCTGCTCCGAACGGCCGACCGGACCACCACCCTGTCGCTCAACTTCCACCACCTCGTCTTCGACGGAGTCTCACGCGGGCTCTTCCTCAGATCCCTTGCGTCCGCCGCACATGCGAACTCCGCCAACAGCGCTGCTCCGTACGCCGAGTTCGCGCACTGGCAGCGGGAGCGCTTCACCGCGGACGGCGAGGACATGCGCTTCTGGCGCGACTATCTGAAGGGGTGGGCGCACAACCAGCACGTCCCGCTCGGCTTCGCGAAGAACCTCGACCAGCCGCTGGACAACTCGTGCCGCCACCATGCGGTCCGGCTCGCGGGCGTCGCGACATGGCAGGTCCTGCGATGGGGCCGTCGGCATGGTGTCTCCCTGTTCATGCAGGTTCTCGCCGCGCTCTCGGTGGCACTGGGCGAGGCGACGGAGGCACCGGAGAATCTGGTCCGTGCCACCTTCCACGGACGGCCTTCGGGCTTCGAGAGGACGATCGGCTGCTTCGGTCAGGACGTCACCCTGCGACTTCCCACACACCAGGTGGCTCTGGCCGACGCGCTCGCATCCACGCGGCACGCCTGGGACGAACTCGGTGACCACAAGTTCACTCCCTACCGATGTGTACGGCAGGCCGCCGGCGGATCCGCACTTCCGTTCCGTCCGGTGATCGTCACGTTGAACTCGTTCAGTACGCCCACGGCCGCATCGGCTTTCGGCGAGGAGGCAGCGGTACTCGACGTACCCGAATTCCTCCCCGAGGAGGGTCTGCACCTCCAGCTCAGCCAGACTCCCCAGGCCCTGACGCTCGAGTGCTCCTATCACCCCGTCAGATTCGCAAGCCAGGACATCGAGCAATTCCTGCAGCGCATCATGTCCATTCTCCAAGAACCTCATCGATGA